In the Thermodesulfobacteriota bacterium genome, one interval contains:
- the elbB gene encoding isoprenoid biosynthesis glyoxalase ElbB produces the protein MAKIGVLLSGCGVNDGSEIHEAVITLLNLDRAGAETVCMAPDVDQLDVVNHLTGEPTGEKRNVLVESARIARGNITDVGNVKAADIDGLIIPGGFGAAKNLSNFAVKGKDADVNQEVKRLLNEMVSAGKPVGAICIAPATLTKALEDQNPEVTIGNDISTAGAIEAMGGKHKECTVDMIHVDSKNKLVSTPAYMLGPGIKDVAAGIEKLVTKVLELV, from the coding sequence ATGGCTAAAATAGGTGTATTACTTTCGGGTTGCGGGGTAAATGACGGCAGCGAAATTCACGAAGCTGTCATTACATTGCTTAACCTGGACAGGGCTGGAGCTGAAACGGTCTGTATGGCACCTGATGTGGATCAGTTGGATGTGGTTAACCACTTAACGGGTGAACCAACCGGCGAAAAAAGAAATGTGCTGGTTGAATCGGCCAGAATTGCCAGGGGTAACATTACAGATGTTGGCAATGTGAAGGCGGCGGATATAGACGGCCTCATCATTCCGGGGGGATTCGGTGCCGCTAAGAACTTAAGCAATTTTGCCGTTAAAGGAAAAGACGCCGATGTCAATCAAGAGGTTAAACGGCTTTTAAATGAAATGGTTTCCGCCGGCAAACCGGTAGGCGCTATTTGTATTGCTCCGGCAACATTGACCAAGGCACTGGAAGACCAAAATCCTGAAGTCACCATCGGTAATGATATCTCCACGGCAGGGGCAATCGAGGCGATGGGTGGAAAACATAAGGAATGCACTGTGGACATGATCCACGTGGACAGCAAGAATAAGCTGGTGTCCACCCCGGCTTACATGCTTGGGCCAGGCATAAAGGATGTGGCTGCCGGAATAGAAAAACTGGTAACCAAGGTTTTAGAACTGGTTTAA
- the fusA gene encoding elongation factor G produces the protein MKNDIQKVRNIGISAHIDSGKTTLTERILFYTKRIHAIHDVKGKDGVGATMDSMELEKERGITIASAATFCEWQGHEINIIDTPGHVDFTIEVERSLRVLDGAILVLCSVGGVQSQSITVDQQMKRYKVPCLAFINKCDRSGANPWRVIKQLKEKLGHNAVAMQLPVGLEADLKGIIDLVKMKAIYFDGDNGENVRIEEIPDHLMNEALEKREELIDAASMFSDELMEAALEDRVTEPLLISAVRSGTLARELTPVFMGSAYKNKGIQPLLDAVANLLPSPPDVDNEALDMEDNEKPVILSDSPDDNLVAFAFKLEDGQYGQLTYIRVYQGTLVKGMTMVNVRDGKKVKVGRVARMHADQMEDIDKIEAGYIGALFGIECASGDTFASPGVSLTMTSMFVPEPVISLAIIPQDNKSQINMSKALGRFTREDPTFRTHVSDETNETIIEGMGELHLEVYVERMRREYAAEVSTGKPRVAYRETITRKAEFNYTHKKQTGGAGQFGRVAGYIEPVAEEDFLFENKITGGAIPTQFIGSCEKGFKQSLAKGPKMGFPVTGIKVVINDGASHAVDSSEMAFQAAARGAFKEGYAKAGPVIHEPIMKVVVETPTEFQGAVMGSLNQRRGMIVGAQDEGPMCSVEARIPLAEMFGYSTVLRSLTQGKAQFTMEFNTYKRVPQQIMEELVEKAREEKKNVA, from the coding sequence ATGAAAAACGACATACAAAAAGTTAGAAACATCGGTATAAGCGCACATATCGATTCAGGAAAAACAACCCTGACGGAACGGATTCTTTTTTATACCAAAAGAATTCATGCCATTCACGATGTGAAGGGGAAAGACGGGGTCGGTGCCACCATGGATTCCATGGAGCTTGAAAAAGAAAGGGGCATCACCATTGCATCTGCAGCCACCTTTTGCGAGTGGCAGGGGCACGAAATTAATATCATTGACACGCCCGGCCATGTTGATTTTACCATTGAAGTTGAGAGATCCTTGCGTGTGCTTGATGGCGCAATACTGGTCCTGTGCAGTGTGGGTGGTGTCCAGTCCCAGTCCATTACAGTTGACCAGCAAATGAAAAGGTATAAAGTGCCGTGCCTTGCATTTATCAATAAGTGTGACCGAAGCGGAGCAAATCCTTGGCGAGTGATCAAGCAACTTAAAGAGAAACTGGGCCATAATGCCGTGGCCATGCAACTGCCGGTGGGTCTTGAAGCCGATTTAAAAGGAATTATTGACCTGGTTAAAATGAAGGCCATCTATTTTGACGGTGATAATGGTGAGAATGTTCGCATTGAAGAAATACCGGATCACCTGATGAATGAAGCACTTGAAAAAAGGGAAGAACTGATTGATGCAGCGTCCATGTTTTCAGATGAACTGATGGAAGCCGCACTTGAAGATCGAGTCACTGAACCTCTGTTAATATCTGCCGTACGAAGCGGCACCCTTGCACGGGAATTAACTCCGGTTTTTATGGGATCGGCTTACAAAAACAAAGGGATCCAACCGCTCCTTGATGCGGTAGCCAACCTCCTGCCGAGTCCACCCGATGTTGACAACGAAGCCCTTGACATGGAGGATAATGAAAAGCCGGTTATCCTTTCCGACAGTCCTGATGACAATTTGGTTGCATTTGCATTCAAGCTCGAAGACGGGCAATACGGTCAGCTCACTTACATACGGGTATATCAAGGAACCCTGGTCAAGGGTATGACCATGGTTAACGTTCGGGATGGGAAAAAGGTCAAAGTCGGCCGGGTGGCCAGGATGCATGCCGATCAGATGGAAGATATCGATAAGATTGAAGCAGGATATATCGGCGCCCTTTTCGGCATCGAATGTGCGTCCGGCGATACCTTTGCTTCACCGGGGGTGAGCCTAACCATGACATCCATGTTTGTACCGGAACCGGTGATCTCTCTTGCGATTATTCCTCAAGACAACAAATCTCAGATTAACATGTCCAAGGCCCTTGGGCGGTTCACCAGGGAGGATCCCACCTTTAGGACCCATGTCAGTGATGAAACCAATGAAACCATCATCGAAGGAATGGGAGAACTTCATCTGGAAGTTTATGTTGAAAGGATGCGTCGGGAATATGCTGCAGAAGTTTCCACAGGAAAACCCCGTGTGGCTTATAGAGAAACCATCACGCGAAAGGCCGAATTCAATTATACTCACAAGAAGCAAACCGGTGGTGCCGGGCAGTTTGGCCGTGTGGCCGGTTATATTGAGCCTGTGGCGGAAGAGGATTTCCTGTTTGAAAATAAAATTACCGGCGGTGCCATTCCGACCCAGTTCATCGGTTCATGCGAAAAAGGTTTTAAACAATCACTTGCCAAAGGGCCTAAAATGGGCTTCCCGGTCACGGGCATTAAGGTTGTTATTAATGACGGCGCCTCCCATGCGGTTGATTCTTCTGAAATGGCCTTTCAGGCGGCGGCTCGCGGAGCATTTAAAGAAGGATATGCCAAAGCAGGCCCGGTCATCCATGAGCCCATTATGAAAGTCGTTGTCGAGACTCCCACGGAATTTCAGGGTGCAGTCATGGGTTCTTTGAATCAGCGCCGGGGAATGATAGTCGGTGCGCAGGATGAAGGCCCCATGTGCAGCGTCGAAGCCCGTATTCCGCTTGCTGAAATGTTCGGCTATTCAACTGTGCTAAGGTCACTGACACAAGGCAAGGCACAGTTCACCATGGAGTTCAATACCTATAAGCGGGTGCCGCAGCAGATCATGGAAGAACTTGTGGAAAAGGCCAGGGAAGAAAAAAAGAATGTTGCGTAA
- a CDS encoding cytoplasmic protein, whose protein sequence is MLKNDLILRNPLRLMGFKAEEILTTGGFGAVLARAGVGKTSFLVQLSLNSLLKNKNVLHISLNDPVNKVNLWYREVLTRIAEQSDIQQTDRLIETILPHRFIMTFRVEGFSVPKLEERLSDLTEQDIFSPQMLIIDGLPFDDSSCELLTQLKNMAQKKSLYVWFTMQTHRDEAMEPGGIPARLIQVADLFEVVVQLQPKGKEIHVKALKGEAADSNYPSLLLDPATMLIKDQSGK, encoded by the coding sequence ATGCTGAAAAATGATCTGATATTACGAAACCCTTTAAGACTCATGGGATTTAAAGCCGAAGAGATCCTGACCACTGGCGGATTCGGTGCGGTACTGGCACGTGCCGGCGTGGGGAAAACATCCTTTTTGGTACAACTTTCTTTAAACTCCCTGCTTAAAAACAAAAATGTTCTTCATATAAGCCTGAACGATCCGGTAAATAAGGTTAATTTATGGTACAGAGAAGTTTTAACCCGTATTGCCGAACAGTCCGATATTCAGCAGACAGACCGGCTGATCGAAACCATTCTGCCTCACCGTTTTATCATGACCTTTAGGGTCGAAGGTTTCAGTGTTCCCAAACTGGAAGAAAGGTTGTCAGATCTTACCGAGCAGGATATTTTTTCTCCGCAGATGCTTATAATAGACGGGCTTCCCTTTGACGATTCTAGTTGCGAATTGCTGACACAGCTTAAAAACATGGCACAGAAAAAATCATTGTATGTATGGTTCACCATGCAAACCCATCGAGATGAGGCAATGGAACCGGGCGGTATCCCCGCGCGCCTGATTCAAGTGGCTGATCTTTTTGAGGTGGTCGTTCAACTCCAGCCGAAGGGAAAAGAAATACATGTTAAGGCACTAAAAGGAGAAGCGGCGGATTCCAACTATCCGTCTTTACTGCTAGATCCTGCTACCATGCTGATAAAGGATCAATCCGGCAAGTGA
- a CDS encoding diguanylate cyclase, whose protein sequence is MNHPITNVINKQRKSIFSRVKGQLMDAIFSSRLMQKILKSKIGLMPVLYQKKEILEIANAKLKQTVKELKKTNLKIKNQQNTLIEEERIKVLLQMAGAKAHELNQPLTALLGGIDLIEIDKERPGKLAQHIASVKEAGEKIADVVKKIQTIRHDEIGQHLDKTSTVNIDQKITILSLEDSDDDFEMLNAVLSDYPQISLTRSNSIADALNVLKQNHFDLILLDYLLSDGNGLDFLNRMEKSGLEIPAVVITGQGDEMIAKQVIQAGAYDYLPKNRIGEGSLLRILTNTLEKARLKREIKNAQQKLTTMSIRDELTGLYNRRYFNEVIEKEISRAERYQIDLVLCMIDLDYFKNINDTYGHLAGDMTLSEIAGMLKKCVRESDLCCRYGGEEFTVIMSNTDTNGAEKVSERFRKMVAHRIFQYNSSSFHCTVSVGITAFNPELKQSSTDLVEAADYALYKAKAQGRNRLVAIDTLPGMVK, encoded by the coding sequence ATGAACCATCCTATTACAAATGTCATAAACAAACAGCGAAAAAGCATTTTTTCAAGGGTTAAGGGACAACTCATGGATGCTATATTTTCCAGTCGATTGATGCAGAAAATTCTAAAAAGTAAAATCGGTCTCATGCCTGTATTGTACCAAAAAAAAGAAATTTTAGAAATTGCCAACGCCAAGCTCAAACAGACGGTTAAGGAGCTGAAAAAAACAAATCTGAAAATAAAAAATCAACAAAATACCCTTATCGAGGAAGAACGCATAAAGGTTTTACTACAGATGGCGGGGGCGAAGGCCCATGAGTTAAATCAGCCGCTGACGGCTCTTTTGGGCGGCATTGATTTGATTGAGATAGACAAGGAAAGGCCGGGCAAGTTGGCCCAGCACATCGCATCGGTAAAGGAAGCCGGTGAAAAAATTGCCGATGTGGTTAAAAAGATCCAGACCATACGCCACGATGAGATCGGCCAGCACCTTGACAAAACTTCTACGGTCAATATCGACCAGAAGATAACCATCCTTTCACTGGAAGACTCGGATGATGATTTCGAAATGCTAAATGCGGTTTTATCCGACTATCCGCAGATCAGCCTCACCCGATCAAACAGCATTGCAGACGCCTTGAATGTATTGAAACAGAACCATTTTGATCTCATACTCTTAGATTACCTGCTTTCCGATGGAAACGGCCTTGATTTTCTAAACCGAATGGAAAAGTCAGGTTTGGAAATACCTGCGGTGGTCATTACCGGTCAGGGCGATGAAATGATTGCCAAACAGGTGATCCAGGCCGGAGCCTATGATTATTTGCCCAAGAACAGAATTGGTGAGGGATCTCTGTTGCGCATCCTTACCAACACTCTGGAAAAAGCGCGTCTTAAGAGAGAAATCAAAAATGCCCAGCAAAAGTTAACCACCATGTCCATCCGGGATGAATTAACCGGGCTTTATAATCGCCGTTACTTCAATGAGGTCATTGAAAAGGAAATATCCAGGGCTGAAAGGTATCAAATTGACCTGGTGCTCTGCATGATAGATCTCGATTATTTCAAGAACATCAATGATACCTATGGCCACCTGGCCGGCGACATGACACTTTCCGAAATCGCCGGGATGCTTAAAAAATGTGTTCGCGAAAGTGATTTGTGCTGTCGTTACGGTGGCGAAGAGTTTACCGTAATCATGTCAAATACCGACACCAATGGAGCGGAGAAGGTCAGCGAAAGATTCAGGAAGATGGTGGCACATCGAATTTTTCAATACAATTCGTCCAGTTTTCATTGTACGGTGAGCGTGGGCATTACTGCATTCAACCCTGAATTAAAACAATCTTCCACTGACCTGGTAGAGGCTGCGGATTACGCGCTATATAAGGCAAAAGCGCAAGGTAGAAACAGGTTGGTGGCTATTGACACACTTCCTGGAATGGTTAAATGA